One Thalassospira marina DNA window includes the following coding sequences:
- a CDS encoding 5-carboxymethyl-2-hydroxymuconate Delta-isomerase has translation MFAQYDIRGNEEVSKTIPYSRGRTVPQIEIEYSAALPIAGALPKLALAMHHALAPIADTDVASFKTRLSPLANLVIGDGNAREAMVHVDVRLLSGRTDTVKQAVGQKVQELLLAHLADQVDGYSVQFTTEIHDLDRGNYHKTVL, from the coding sequence TTGTTTGCGCAATACGATATTCGCGGTAACGAGGAAGTATCAAAGACCATTCCTTACAGTCGGGGACGCACCGTGCCGCAAATCGAAATTGAATATTCCGCCGCCCTTCCCATTGCCGGTGCCCTGCCCAAGCTTGCCCTGGCGATGCACCATGCCCTGGCCCCGATTGCCGATACGGATGTTGCCAGTTTTAAAACCAGGCTATCGCCGCTTGCCAACCTGGTGATTGGCGATGGCAACGCGCGCGAAGCGATGGTGCATGTGGATGTACGGTTGCTGTCGGGGCGGACGGACACTGTCAAACAGGCGGTCGGGCAAAAGGTACAGGAATTGCTGCTGGCCCATCTGGCGGACCAGGTTGATGGATATTCGGTGCAGTTCACCACCGAAATTCATGATCTCGATCGCGGTAATTACCACAAAACCGTTCTGTGA
- a CDS encoding metallophosphoesterase family protein: MENHTTKPASSITATAVTTPDFVNILAFSDLHLNQKAAENIIHQAQSADIVIGAGDFGQKGEGLAEFMPFFAAIPCPMIIVAGNHDDIDDLRHHCAGQPHIHVLHGTGIKLLGLAFFGLGYECPVSNDESWNRALDEDEADIMLSNCPERAILVTHAPPHGITDQQKNGFHAGSHAIYAAIMQKQPILHLCGHIHAAWGQSGRIGQTPVHNLGPAGKIFKLPIPS, translated from the coding sequence ATGGAAAACCACACCACCAAGCCAGCGTCATCCATCACCGCAACTGCTGTAACCACCCCGGATTTTGTGAATATCCTGGCATTCAGCGACCTGCATTTGAACCAAAAGGCAGCTGAAAACATCATTCATCAGGCGCAATCGGCTGATATTGTTATTGGTGCGGGTGATTTCGGCCAAAAGGGCGAGGGTCTTGCGGAATTTATGCCATTTTTTGCCGCCATCCCCTGCCCGATGATCATCGTGGCGGGCAACCACGATGATATTGACGACCTGCGCCATCATTGTGCCGGGCAGCCCCATATCCATGTTTTGCATGGCACTGGCATCAAACTGTTGGGATTGGCGTTTTTCGGACTGGGTTATGAATGCCCGGTATCCAACGATGAAAGCTGGAACCGCGCATTGGATGAAGACGAAGCCGACATCATGTTATCAAACTGCCCGGAACGGGCCATCCTGGTCACCCACGCACCACCGCATGGCATTACCGACCAGCAAAAGAACGGCTTTCACGCTGGCAGCCACGCCATTTATGCCGCCATCATGCAAAAACAGCCAATTTTGCATTTATGCGGGCATATTCATGCGGCCTGGGGGCAAAGCGGCAGGATCGGCCAAACGCCGGTCCATAACCTTGGCCCGGCGGGTAAAATATTCAAACTGCCAATTCCATCCTGA
- a CDS encoding EamA family transporter, translating to MMSPVVFSAVLCSALLHAGWNSFVKGSARKDLATFSIVLAHVPVAIIGIMLSPTPDMASMGYLAAGSVLHVGYQLFLMRSYMHGDLSQIYPLARGLSPVLITIISLLFLNVSLNGIELSAIAIIATGIAMQARSAWKNQNAQSFLLAFATGCFIMGYSLVDGTGARIAGTALGFYSWLSILNAVLMVIYMAIFKPGLFRELRTVSPLNAAIGGAGSFCAYAIVIWACTQAPIALVSALRESSILFAILIARFVLKEEITRHRMLAVSLIATGVVLSRLGH from the coding sequence ATGATGTCGCCTGTCGTTTTTAGTGCCGTTTTATGCTCTGCCCTGCTTCATGCAGGATGGAACAGTTTCGTCAAAGGGTCTGCCCGCAAGGATCTGGCGACGTTTTCAATTGTGCTGGCCCATGTGCCGGTTGCCATTATCGGCATCATGCTGTCGCCCACACCCGATATGGCGAGTATGGGGTATCTTGCCGCCGGGTCGGTTTTGCATGTTGGTTATCAGCTGTTTTTAATGCGCAGCTACATGCATGGCGATCTTTCGCAAATTTACCCGCTGGCGCGCGGGCTTTCGCCGGTTTTAATCACCATCATTTCCCTGCTGTTTTTAAATGTTTCCCTAAACGGGATCGAGCTTTCGGCCATTGCCATTATCGCCACGGGCATTGCCATGCAGGCGCGATCAGCCTGGAAAAACCAGAATGCGCAATCCTTCCTGCTGGCCTTTGCAACGGGCTGTTTCATTATGGGTTACAGCCTGGTGGATGGCACAGGGGCGCGCATTGCTGGCACCGCCCTTGGTTTTTACAGTTGGCTTTCCATTTTGAATGCCGTGCTGATGGTCATTTACATGGCGATTTTCAAACCCGGCCTGTTTCGCGAATTACGTACCGTGTCGCCCCTTAACGCCGCCATTGGCGGGGCCGGATCCTTTTGCGCCTATGCGATTGTCATCTGGGCCTGCACGCAAGCCCCCATTGCGCTGGTATCCGCCCTTCGCGAAAGCAGCATTCTGTTTGCCATTTTGATCGCGCGTTTTGTCCTGAAAGAAGAAATCACCCGCCACCGCATGCTGGCCGTATCGCTGATTGCAACGGGCGTTGTCCTGTCACGCTTGGGTCACTAA
- the ahcY gene encoding adenosylhomocysteinase produces MSNFTDYKVADISLAEWGRKEIAIAETEMPGLMALREEFGAAKPLAGARIAGCLHMTIQTAVLMETLIALGATVRWSSCNIFSTQDQAAAAMAAVEIPTFAWKGETEEEFWWCIEQTIEGPDGWKPNLILDDGGDLTQLIHEKYPEMLADIKGLSEETTTGVHRLYEMAKKGTLKVPAINVNDSVTKSKFDNLYGCRESLVDGIKRATDVMVAGKIAVVAGYGDVGKGSAASLRSQGARVLVTEIDPICALQAAMEGYEVTTMEDAAPFGDIFVTTTGNIDIITLDHMRAMKDRAIVCNIGHFDSEIQINSLRNYKWENVKPQVDEVEFPDGKRLIVLAEGRLVNLGCATGHPSFVMSASFTNQVLAQIELWKNHANYENQVYVLPKHLDEKVAALHLDRLGVKLTKLTAAQAEYIAVPQAGPFKPDHYRY; encoded by the coding sequence ATGTCGAACTTTACCGATTACAAGGTCGCAGACATTTCGCTGGCCGAATGGGGCCGCAAGGAAATTGCGATTGCTGAAACCGAAATGCCGGGCCTGATGGCACTGCGCGAAGAATTCGGCGCAGCCAAGCCGCTTGCCGGTGCCCGCATTGCTGGTTGCCTGCACATGACCATCCAGACCGCCGTTCTGATGGAAACCCTGATCGCCCTGGGTGCTACGGTTCGCTGGTCGTCCTGCAACATTTTCTCGACCCAGGATCAGGCTGCTGCTGCCATGGCTGCTGTTGAAATCCCGACTTTCGCCTGGAAAGGTGAAACCGAGGAAGAATTCTGGTGGTGCATCGAGCAGACCATCGAAGGTCCGGACGGCTGGAAGCCGAACCTGATTCTGGACGACGGCGGCGACCTGACCCAGCTGATCCACGAAAAATACCCGGAAATGCTGGCCGACATTAAGGGCCTTTCCGAAGAAACCACCACCGGTGTTCATCGCCTGTATGAAATGGCGAAAAAAGGCACGCTGAAGGTTCCGGCCATCAATGTGAACGATTCGGTTACCAAATCGAAATTCGACAACCTGTATGGCTGCCGCGAAAGCCTTGTTGACGGCATCAAGCGCGCAACCGACGTGATGGTTGCTGGCAAGATCGCCGTTGTTGCCGGTTATGGTGATGTGGGTAAAGGTTCGGCTGCATCGCTGCGCAGCCAGGGTGCCCGCGTTCTGGTTACCGAAATTGACCCGATCTGCGCGCTTCAGGCCGCAATGGAAGGTTACGAAGTTACCACGATGGAAGATGCCGCCCCGTTTGGCGACATTTTCGTAACCACCACTGGTAACATTGACATCATCACGCTCGACCATATGCGTGCGATGAAGGATCGTGCGATCGTTTGTAATATCGGCCATTTTGACTCTGAAATTCAGATCAATTCGCTGCGCAATTACAAATGGGAAAACGTCAAGCCGCAGGTTGACGAAGTCGAATTCCCCGATGGCAAACGTCTGATCGTTCTGGCCGAAGGCCGCCTTGTGAACCTTGGTTGCGCAACCGGTCACCCCAGCTTCGTGATGTCGGCTTCCTTCACCAACCAGGTGCTGGCCCAGATCGAACTGTGGAAAAACCACGCCAATTACGAAAACCAGGTTTATGTCCTGCCCAAACACCTTGATGAAAAAGTTGCAGCCCTGCACCTTGACCGTCTTGGCGTGAAGCTGACCAAGCTGACCGCTGCACAGGCTGAATATATCGCCGTGCCGCAGGCTGGTCCGTTCAAGCCGGATCACTACCGTTACTAA
- a CDS encoding LysR family transcriptional regulator encodes MDTRFLESVIIVAELGSVAAAARQQGLTAAAISQRLKTLETELGVVLFRRNGKTVQPTAECSRLLPHARKMVAQAALLSGALDEDNLAGTLKIGAISTVMTSLLPLTLKHLRQVAPLLVPEIYPGTSVNLHDRISSQELDVIVAIAPPFERSKSLEARNLRSEPLMLMTPASVKPVGDNDFAAIAGILAQMPYIRYDPSSWGGRLAEQFLARHNMVPQLFCTIDSQETMARMVHEGLGVSLVPDWMRVYDTGLDLNWHRVAGDDFNRNIDLVYPGVSPKAPLIAAFCQAITNIHDQLLPSGGNG; translated from the coding sequence TTGGATACGCGCTTTCTGGAAAGTGTGATTATCGTTGCCGAATTGGGCTCGGTCGCGGCGGCGGCGCGCCAGCAGGGTTTGACGGCAGCGGCCATTTCACAACGCCTGAAAACCCTTGAGACCGAACTGGGTGTGGTGCTGTTTCGCCGGAATGGCAAAACAGTTCAGCCAACGGCGGAATGTTCGCGCCTGTTGCCCCATGCCCGCAAAATGGTGGCGCAGGCCGCATTGCTAAGCGGCGCACTGGATGAAGACAACCTTGCGGGGACCCTTAAAATCGGTGCGATTTCAACGGTTATGACCAGCCTGTTGCCGCTAACTTTAAAACATTTGCGCCAGGTTGCACCGCTTCTGGTGCCCGAAATTTACCCAGGCACGTCCGTAAACCTGCATGACCGCATCAGCAGCCAGGAACTGGATGTCATTGTCGCCATCGCCCCGCCGTTTGAACGGTCCAAATCGCTTGAAGCCCGTAATTTGCGTTCGGAACCCTTGATGTTGATGACGCCCGCCAGTGTCAAACCGGTTGGTGACAATGACTTTGCTGCCATTGCCGGTATTTTGGCGCAGATGCCCTATATCCGTTATGACCCGTCATCCTGGGGGGGGCGGTTGGCCGAACAGTTTTTGGCCCGGCACAATATGGTGCCGCAGCTTTTTTGCACCATCGATTCCCAGGAAACCATGGCCCGGATGGTACATGAAGGGCTGGGTGTATCGCTGGTGCCAGACTGGATGCGGGTTTACGATACCGGCCTCGACCTTAACTGGCACCGCGTTGCCGGGGATGATTTTAACCGCAATATCGACCTGGTTTATCCCGGTGTATCGCCCAAGGCACCGCTGATAGCGGCCTTTTGTCAGGCGATTACAAATATTCACGACCAATTATTGCCGAGTGGCGGTAACGGTTAA